The DNA region GCGAGAGCAAGGCCAAAGGCTAAGTGAATAGCTCTCGCATGAGCGCTATTACCTGGTTCAATGACCATATAAAGTTGGAATAAAGACCATGAAAAAGCAATAGCAGCTATAAGCCAGTAATGCCAACTCCCTTTTTCAAAATCTCTATGTCCTTCAAATTCGCTGATGAGTTTTTCGTCATCCAGTCTTTCTTCGAGTGTTTTCACGCATAAACCTTTATGTCAATCTGTAAGACTTCTCTTTCAAAAAGCCTTACATGTAAGAAATTTATTTTATTTAAGTAGTCCAGCCTCTTTAAATGCTCTCATTGCACCTGGATGTTGTGGCACACTTAAGCCTTCGAGCAAGCTTTCTTTGGTAATTGTTTTGTAAGAAGGGTGAAGTTCTTTAAATTTATCGAAGTTGTCAAGAATCGTTTTTACTACTTGGTAAACTACTTCATCTTTAACTTTGCTACTGGTCACAAGAACCGCTTTAACACCAATACTTGGAACATCATTTGGCACACCTTTGTAGTATGTACCTGAGATAGTACCTTTAGCATAATAAGGATATTTTTTAACCAACGCATCAATCGCAGGACCTTCAATAGGAACAATGTTGATGTCCACAGAACTCGCTGCATCTTTAATGTTTGCTGTTGGATGACCTGCTACAAAGAAGTAACCATCAATATGATTGTCTTGGAGCATTGTTGGACCTTCTGTTGACTTGAGTTCATTGACAAGCGCTAAGTCTGAACGTTTAATACCAAGTGCTTCAAAAACAACATCAACCGTCATATTGGTTCCTGAACCTGGAGAGTCTAAATTCAGTCTTTTACCTTTAAGGTCTGCCATCGTCTTAATCCCCGATTTTTGGCTGACAACAAGGGCAAGAAGTTCTGGGTAAATCGCAATGGCACTGCGAAGTTCTGGCACAGCAGCAGCACCTTCAAATTTACCTTCGCCTTTATACGCTTGGTAAGCTGTATCGCTTTGAGCAATACCAAAATCAAGTTCGCCAGCTTTGATGGTATTAACATTATAAACGGAGCCACCGGTAGATTCTACTGAGCAGCGAATATTCGTCTCTTTTTTATTTTTATTGACCATCTGGCAAATAGCACCGCCTGTTGGATAGTATGTTCCAGTAACGCCACCTGTACCAATTGTAATAAACTCCGCTGCAAACAGAGAGATACTTAGCGTTCCCATAAGCGCTAATGTAGTGAGTATTCTATTCATCTTGACTCCTTGAATTGTAGTGTTTCATTTAATGCTACTACGTTTTTTCTTACTGTTACTTGAATAAATCTATAAAAGGGTGGTTTGATTATGTTTTTTTTAAGATTAGTACAACAAATTTTTCTTGAATAATTATTTTTAAATAAGTCTTGACAATAATTTTTTTTTTGACTATAATTTCGACCTCATTCAAAGTGTTCCGAATTAGCTCAGCGGTAGAGTAGGTGACTGTTAATCACTTGGTCGCTGGTTCGAATCCAGCATTCGGAGCCACTCTTTTATCTAACATCCTCCAAAATAGTCTAAAAATCCCTATAAAATCGGCATTCTTTCGCAGATATTCATCTAATACAATACAACACAATTTAACCCAAACTAAGAGTCAAAGTAGTAATATTGGTAGTAATTTTTGATAATTTCTACTTTTCTAAGGAGAATGACTACTATGGCATCAAAACTCCTGAAAGACTTGCAAGTACGTAATGCCAAGCCTTTAGCACAAGATTACAGACTGACAGATGGAGAAGGTTTATATCTTCTCGTGAAACCCAATGGTAGTAAACTTTGGCGTTACAACTACTCTTTTGAGAACAACAAGTATGTCTATTCGATTGGAAAATATCCTGAGATCAGCCTTGAAAGAGCAAGAATTTTACATCAAGATGCAATTAGACTTAAAGCTGATGGCATTAACCCTGTTGATCAAAAGCGAAAAGCGAAACTTGAGAAGAAACTAGCTACGGTTAATACCTTTAAAGCTATTGCAAAAGAATGGCTTGAAAAGAAAAAGAGGGAATTAGCAGAAAAGACTTTTGAGGGTGTTGAGCAGAGGGTTGAAAAGAATCTTTATCCGATTTTGGGTGATATGGATATTCGTGAAATCAAAAAGCAAGACGTTGCAAGTGCTTTAAAAATTGCAGATTTACGTAGTCCTGAAGTAGCTAGTCGTTGTTTAGGCTATGCTAAAAATATTTTTGAGTACGCAGAAGATTTAGGGGTTATTGAGTTTAGCGTTATATCTTCTATGACAGCTGGTAAATTTTTAACCAAATATGAGAATGAAAGATTTGCACACATTACAGACCCGAAAAGATTAAAAGAGCTTTTAATTGCAATTGATTCATATTCTGGTGAATATGTTGTTAGACAGCTTTTGAGATTATTGCCATTAGTTGCTTTACGTCCAACCGAAGCAAGAGCGGCAACATGGAATGAAATCGACTTTGAAAAAAAGATTTGGTCTATCGGAAAAGAGCGTATGAAAATGAGAAAGGATCATATCGTACCCCTTTCATCCCAAACATTAAGAATCTTAGAAGAACTATACCCTTACACAAAAAACAGTAAATATATTTTTCAAAGCCCTCGAAAATCGGATACTCCGTTATCGGATAATTCTATCAACAAGGCCTTGTCAATTTTAGGCTTTAAGGATGAACAAACCGGACACGGTTTTCGCCATATTTTCAGCACAACGTGCCACAGCAACTTAAGGGAGCATCAATTTGATTCTCTTGTTATTGAAGCATGTTTATCGCACAAAGATAAAAATAAAGAACGTGACGTATATAATGGTGCTAAATATATACCCGAGAGAATGCAATTGATGCAATGGTACGCAAATTATTTGGATGATTTGAAAAATAGCAAGAATTGATTGACTTATCCAGTCCATTTGGTGAATTGATGATTTCCCCAAAGTCCTAAAATAGGAATTATCTTATATATTTTGGTTATCTCATTAATCCGAAAAAATTTGTATAAAGAGATAATTTATGATATATCTTATAACTCTTATTTTGATTTGGATAAAATAAACATATAATTTTCTCACAAAGTATTAACACAAGGCATATGTTCAATGACTGTCGTAGAAATAGAAAATAATCTTCATAATCTAGTAGCGAATTTTGACAAAGAAAACTTCATCTTCGAGCTACTCTTAGCATACGGTATTCCAAAATCAACCATCAAACGACTGCAAGGAAGCGATCACGACAAGCTTACATCACATGGTGAACTTGTTATGAGAAAAAAGCTTTTTTTCAAAGTGACAGATAATGAACTACATGCCACGATAGATGAACTTAAATCTTCAAAAGAAGTTCTTAAACACTCATCAAGATTTGTTCTTGTAACAGACTATGAAACACTACTTGCCTATGATGTTAAGACAGAAGATAGCCTCGATATTGAACTCTTAAACATTATCAATCATTACGATTTTTTCTTGCCTCTCGCGGGGATGGAAAAGGCGACCTTTGCCGACGAAAATCCTGCCGATGTAAAAGCATCGCTCAAGATGGCAAAACTCTATGACGAGCTCCAAAAAAACAATGAATTTAAAACCAAAGAAGAGATACACGCACTGAATGTCTTTCTCACAAGGTTACTATTTTGCTACTTTGCTGAAGATACCAACATCTTTCCTGACAATCTCTTCACCTCTTCACTCTCATCGCACACGCAAATAGACGGGAGCGATTTGGATGCTTACTTGCAAAGACTTTTTACCATTTTCAACACGCCAAATACGAAAAGAGAGCCAAACACACCCGCATACCTAAACGCATTTCCTTATGTCAATGGCGGACTTTTTGCTTTACATGTAAAGCTTCCAACTTTCACAACTCGTTCACGCTCCCTCATGCTAGAAATCGGACAGTTAAAATGGTCACAGATAAACCCAGACATCTTCGGAAGTATGATACAAGCAGTCGTAACACCAGAGCATCGTGGTGGAATGGGCATGCACTACACCTCTGTACCCAACATCATGAAAGTCATCGAACCTCTATTTTTAGATGAA from Sulfurospirillum diekertiae includes:
- a CDS encoding TAXI family TRAP transporter solute-binding subunit, whose protein sequence is MNRILTTLALMGTLSISLFAAEFITIGTGGVTGTYYPTGGAICQMVNKNKKETNIRCSVESTGGSVYNVNTIKAGELDFGIAQSDTAYQAYKGEGKFEGAAAVPELRSAIAIYPELLALVVSQKSGIKTMADLKGKRLNLDSPGSGTNMTVDVVFEALGIKRSDLALVNELKSTEGPTMLQDNHIDGYFFVAGHPTANIKDAASSVDINIVPIEGPAIDALVKKYPYYAKGTISGTYYKGVPNDVPSIGVKAVLVTSSKVKDEVVYQVVKTILDNFDKFKELHPSYKTITKESLLEGLSVPQHPGAMRAFKEAGLLK
- a CDS encoding tyrosine-type recombinase/integrase — encoded protein: MASKLLKDLQVRNAKPLAQDYRLTDGEGLYLLVKPNGSKLWRYNYSFENNKYVYSIGKYPEISLERARILHQDAIRLKADGINPVDQKRKAKLEKKLATVNTFKAIAKEWLEKKKRELAEKTFEGVEQRVEKNLYPILGDMDIREIKKQDVASALKIADLRSPEVASRCLGYAKNIFEYAEDLGVIEFSVISSMTAGKFLTKYENERFAHITDPKRLKELLIAIDSYSGEYVVRQLLRLLPLVALRPTEARAATWNEIDFEKKIWSIGKERMKMRKDHIVPLSSQTLRILEELYPYTKNSKYIFQSPRKSDTPLSDNSINKALSILGFKDEQTGHGFRHIFSTTCHSNLREHQFDSLVIEACLSHKDKNKERDVYNGAKYIPERMQLMQWYANYLDDLKNSKN